Proteins found in one Kangiella sediminilitoris genomic segment:
- a CDS encoding MotA/TolQ/ExbB proton channel family protein, whose amino-acid sequence MELIYTILEFIDKGGWVLWWIGLVLFMMWTFIIERYWYIYGQFPKEARSIIARWNSRDDQTSWRAHQIREAWVSVAREALNQRMLLIKTLIAICPLLGLLGTVTGMISVFDGMSGQGSGSARQMAGGIFQATIPTMAGMVAALSGIFFSSRLEQTAYMKTHQLADNLPHH is encoded by the coding sequence ATGGAATTAATCTATACGATATTAGAGTTTATTGATAAAGGTGGATGGGTCCTATGGTGGATAGGGCTCGTTCTATTCATGATGTGGACCTTTATTATCGAGCGTTACTGGTACATCTATGGGCAATTCCCCAAAGAAGCTCGTTCGATTATCGCTCGTTGGAACTCTCGTGACGATCAAACTTCATGGCGCGCACATCAAATCCGTGAAGCTTGGGTCTCTGTTGCGAGAGAAGCTTTGAACCAGAGAATGTTATTAATTAAAACGTTGATTGCTATCTGTCCATTACTAGGCCTTTTGGGTACGGTAACCGGTATGATCAGTGTTTTCGATGGCATGTCAGGTCAAGGCTCAGGTAGTGCACGTCAAATGGCGGGCGGTATCTTCCAAGCGACAATTCCGACAATGGCGGGAATGGTTGCAGCTTTATCTGGCATTTTCTTCAGTAGCCGTTTAGAACAAACAGCTTATATGAAGACACACCAGTTAGCCGACAACCTTCCACACCATTAA
- a CDS encoding ExbD/TolR family protein yields MANDKRKQEDVEIDMTPMLDIVFIMLIFFIVTTVFVKQAGVDVVKPSATTAEERKNAYIFVAIDDKNTITIDKTTVQPAEVKSKIQSLRTENLEGEVVIQADKKARAGLVLKVIDFAKSAGAKVSVATEKVQ; encoded by the coding sequence ATGGCTAATGATAAAAGAAAGCAAGAAGATGTTGAAATTGACATGACACCGATGCTCGACATCGTGTTTATCATGTTGATTTTCTTCATCGTTACTACGGTTTTTGTGAAACAAGCAGGCGTAGATGTTGTCAAACCTAGTGCGACCACAGCAGAAGAGCGTAAAAACGCATATATCTTTGTGGCCATTGACGATAAGAACACCATTACGATTGATAAAACGACTGTTCAGCCTGCAGAAGTTAAATCAAAAATCCAATCATTGCGTACTGAAAACTTGGAAGGTGAAGTAGTTATCCAGGCAGATAAAAAAGCAAGAGCAGGGCTTGTGTTAAAAGTCATTGATTTTGCTAAAAGCGCTGGAGCCAAGGTTTCTGTCGCAACAGAGAAGGTACAGTAA
- a CDS encoding energy transducer TonB, giving the protein MMRVILSALFAFGIVVGLFLLMNLLISSDDTKDEDMDNIKVEVAFVEEDKQVQRKERRPPKKPPPPKEPPPPQQQVQQKQQKVVTALVDIKIDNIDASMDGAGIYIGGLGQGQSDFAGMGDGDAIPVYQPPADYPVQAQLKGIEGYVTFSLDIGPDGSPSNISVEDENPRGVFRRNALRAIRKWKFKPRIVNGQPIPQRNMRYTMEFELAQ; this is encoded by the coding sequence ATGATGAGAGTTATATTAAGTGCACTGTTTGCCTTTGGTATTGTGGTTGGTCTATTTCTATTGATGAATCTTTTGATCTCTTCTGATGATACGAAAGATGAAGATATGGACAATATCAAGGTAGAAGTGGCTTTTGTTGAGGAAGATAAACAGGTTCAACGTAAAGAACGTCGTCCTCCTAAAAAGCCACCACCACCGAAAGAGCCACCACCGCCACAACAACAGGTGCAGCAGAAGCAGCAGAAGGTTGTGACTGCGTTGGTTGATATTAAGATTGATAATATTGATGCTTCTATGGACGGCGCAGGTATTTATATTGGTGGTTTAGGGCAAGGCCAGAGTGACTTTGCTGGAATGGGTGATGGTGATGCTATCCCTGTATACCAGCCACCTGCTGACTACCCAGTCCAAGCACAGCTGAAAGGCATTGAAGGTTATGTAACATTCAGTTTGGATATCGGTCCAGATGGTTCGCCGTCAAACATTTCGGTTGAAGATGAAAATCCTCGTGGTGTCTTCCGAAGAAATGCGTTACGAGCTATTCGGAAGTGGAAATTCAAACCAAGAATCGTCAATGGGCAGCCCATCCCTCAGCGTAATATGAGGTATACGATGGAATTTGAGCTTGCTCAATAA
- a CDS encoding tetratricopeptide repeat protein, protein MKKLSVLLGVTGLVFAGSAMALPQTKYTSSCKPLSPTEGKYEEKGSTGSISSQSAFKKLTAANEAYADGKHQESIAILNELIANSSDKVAVGRAQSLQGMNYQAIENYSAARNAFMKAIESGFLRKQDEVRLRRGIAQLYAIEENYSQAISWMERYFKDAIKPPANSYASYASLLYNSEKYREAICPAYIALEQGISSKKPMYSMLFGAHIRLNENVGAETIGEEMIELFPDDKSVYNNLFAVYSRRGKQADMLALAELARMNGIWQSETNYKQLSALFSNNKTPRLAAERLKEGINKGVVESNEDNWKRVADNYFFAKDLENAVEAYDKASSFTSSGKYDYKVAIMYQDNDDYAKAARKYSEAIRKGGLKEGDIGYAYMNLGVSQFRLGREQAAIETMKRATKYPKVAKNANAYIKYLGDLKRMRDSLAEINQEENQEGEGES, encoded by the coding sequence ATGAAGAAATTATCCGTTTTATTAGGAGTCACAGGGTTGGTTTTTGCGGGCAGTGCTATGGCACTTCCGCAAACCAAGTATACTAGCTCTTGTAAGCCTCTCTCTCCTACAGAAGGCAAATACGAGGAAAAAGGCTCTACTGGTTCGATTAGCTCACAGTCAGCGTTCAAGAAACTAACGGCAGCTAACGAGGCATACGCAGACGGAAAGCATCAAGAGTCAATCGCTATACTTAATGAGCTTATTGCTAACTCAAGTGATAAAGTTGCTGTAGGTAGAGCACAGTCATTGCAGGGTATGAACTACCAGGCGATAGAGAACTACAGCGCAGCGCGTAATGCTTTTATGAAAGCAATCGAAAGCGGATTCCTGCGTAAGCAAGATGAAGTACGTCTGCGTCGTGGTATTGCTCAGCTCTATGCTATTGAAGAGAATTACTCTCAAGCAATAAGCTGGATGGAGCGTTATTTTAAAGACGCCATCAAGCCACCAGCAAATAGTTATGCTTCCTATGCAAGTCTTCTTTATAACAGTGAGAAGTATCGTGAAGCCATTTGTCCGGCATACATAGCGTTAGAGCAAGGTATCAGTTCAAAAAAACCAATGTACAGCATGCTTTTCGGTGCACACATTAGGTTAAATGAAAATGTTGGTGCTGAGACAATCGGCGAGGAAATGATTGAGCTTTTCCCAGACGATAAATCTGTCTATAACAACTTGTTTGCCGTATATAGCCGTCGTGGAAAACAGGCTGACATGCTTGCTTTAGCTGAATTAGCGAGAATGAATGGAATATGGCAGAGTGAGACGAACTATAAGCAGCTTTCTGCATTGTTTTCGAACAATAAAACGCCCCGTCTTGCGGCGGAACGCTTAAAAGAAGGCATTAACAAGGGTGTTGTTGAGTCAAACGAGGATAATTGGAAGCGTGTAGCTGATAATTACTTCTTTGCAAAAGACTTGGAGAATGCTGTAGAAGCCTATGATAAAGCATCGTCATTTACATCATCTGGTAAATATGATTATAAAGTAGCAATCATGTATCAAGACAATGATGATTATGCTAAGGCAGCAAGAAAGTATAGCGAAGCTATTAGGAAAGGTGGTCTTAAAGAAGGCGACATTGGTTATGCCTACATGAACTTAGGTGTATCTCAATTCCGTTTGGGCCGCGAACAAGCTGCTATTGAAACAATGAAACGCGCAACAAAATATCCAAAAGTAGCAAAAAATGCTAATGCATACATTAAGTACCTTGGAGATTTGAAAAGAATGCGCGATTCTCTAGCTGAGATTAATCAGGAAGAGAATCAAGAGGGAGAAGGCGAAAGCTAA
- a CDS encoding YcjX family GTP-binding protein, translating into MDWINNTLNKVNDLWDRSLDRHVRVAVTGLSGAGKTAFITSLINQLLFASSEYQLPFFEVVEEGRLKASKLELHSELHIPSFKYDQCIEQLTAEVPSWPESTKSISQAQIKCRFKVKNPWLKKVHEQSVLTVDIVDYPGEWLLDLPLLGMSFKDWSQQCLNYLQSERRKDYTKDVVRAISSLEFHKDFNNRDDDGYIAELAKQYKESLLQYRNTEGDNSIALPGRFILPGELTGAPVLDFFPIVNEDVLSLDWSSLEGSTLLKSLERKFDYYKREIIKPFFEDYFSKVDRQILLIDTTSVLESDYEAYQDLKKTIELLLTGFSYGRSNWLKRLFSPTIDKLMIATTKVDLIPPDQHSNIESFMQKMVAQAKNDVGYEGVEVETMAISSVSTSEPVTTEHNGQPMLCVKGLDNDTGEPVLHYPGKVPSTSLSRTEWQSLDIDFSTFGIPEIKADEPLPYIRMDKVLQFLLGDKFS; encoded by the coding sequence ATGGATTGGATAAATAATACATTAAATAAAGTGAATGACCTCTGGGACAGAAGCCTTGACAGGCATGTGCGAGTGGCTGTTACTGGTTTAAGTGGAGCAGGCAAAACCGCTTTTATAACCTCATTAATTAATCAGTTACTATTTGCTTCTTCAGAATATCAGCTGCCTTTTTTCGAGGTTGTTGAAGAGGGTAGATTGAAAGCGTCCAAGTTAGAACTTCACAGTGAATTGCATATTCCTAGCTTTAAGTACGATCAATGTATAGAACAACTAACAGCTGAAGTACCTTCTTGGCCTGAATCTACAAAAAGTATTTCTCAGGCCCAGATTAAGTGCCGGTTCAAAGTTAAAAATCCTTGGCTAAAAAAAGTACATGAACAGTCTGTGTTGACTGTAGATATTGTTGATTACCCTGGGGAGTGGCTTCTCGACCTACCTCTTTTAGGCATGAGCTTTAAGGATTGGTCACAGCAGTGTTTAAATTATTTGCAAAGTGAGCGAAGAAAAGACTATACAAAGGATGTAGTAAGGGCAATAAGTAGCCTGGAATTCCACAAAGATTTTAATAATAGGGATGATGATGGATACATAGCAGAACTTGCAAAGCAATATAAAGAATCACTGCTGCAATATAGAAATACTGAAGGTGATAACAGCATCGCGCTACCGGGACGCTTTATATTGCCAGGAGAGCTCACCGGTGCGCCTGTATTGGATTTTTTTCCTATAGTGAATGAAGATGTGCTTTCTCTGGATTGGAGCTCTCTAGAGGGCTCTACATTGCTTAAAAGCCTCGAAAGGAAATTTGACTACTATAAGCGCGAAATCATAAAACCTTTCTTTGAAGATTACTTCTCTAAAGTTGACCGACAGATTTTACTGATTGACACAACTTCTGTTCTTGAGAGTGACTATGAGGCCTATCAAGATTTAAAAAAGACTATCGAGCTGCTGCTTACCGGGTTTAGTTATGGCCGCTCCAACTGGCTTAAAAGGTTATTTTCACCAACTATCGACAAGTTAATGATTGCGACAACCAAGGTGGACTTGATTCCACCGGACCAGCACTCGAATATTGAGTCATTTATGCAGAAGATGGTAGCGCAGGCAAAAAATGATGTTGGCTATGAAGGCGTTGAAGTTGAAACTATGGCGATAAGTTCGGTATCGACTTCTGAGCCCGTAACCACAGAACATAACGGTCAGCCAATGTTATGTGTTAAAGGGTTAGATAATGACACGGGAGAGCCCGTACTTCATTACCCCGGTAAAGTCCCTTCGACATCATTAAGCAGGACTGAATGGCAGAGCCTGGATATAGATTTTTCTACTTTTGGTATACCAGAAATTAAGGCAGATGAACCCTTACCCTATATTCGGATGGATAAGGTATTACAATTTCTGCTGGGAGATAAGTTCTCATGA
- a CDS encoding TIGR01620 family protein produces the protein MSDKPVKFYGKDKEHQKAEKLLQEQNLGDDGGIKYHLAIDEASDRETDDSASLKKQSKGGFLRRLFWPALSAFVITAAGYEAIQFINSLMSTHWLLGSAVGVLAGAAVISGGYMLIKGWQAKYRFKKRRQQQVRFEEIQQKNSYGKAAAPLNELTLEIGQYVDMKGLKQKYQRQKQQVHNDKELIQIYSDTVLKGLDKIALDAITKHATEAAAMVAISPLAIGDMALVAWRGSKMIEEVSQIYGCPQTALSRFEMTKKIFKNMMLAGASDLVADASVEFLGKGLTATISTKAAQGIGVGMLIARMGLQNMQLCRPVAFSDDNKPRLGDIRKSIYSKVAGLIKSISTSGKSVEKKTQGKL, from the coding sequence ATGAGTGATAAGCCTGTAAAGTTTTACGGTAAGGATAAAGAGCACCAAAAAGCTGAAAAACTACTGCAAGAACAAAACCTGGGTGACGACGGTGGCATTAAATATCATTTGGCTATTGATGAAGCATCTGACCGTGAGACGGATGATTCGGCTTCTTTAAAAAAGCAAAGCAAGGGGGGCTTCCTTAGACGATTGTTTTGGCCCGCGCTCTCTGCTTTTGTTATCACGGCAGCCGGATACGAGGCGATCCAATTCATTAATAGTCTGATGAGTACCCATTGGTTGCTTGGAAGCGCGGTTGGGGTACTTGCTGGTGCCGCAGTTATCAGTGGTGGCTATATGCTGATTAAGGGCTGGCAGGCAAAATATCGTTTTAAGAAGAGGCGTCAACAACAAGTACGTTTTGAGGAAATCCAACAAAAAAATAGTTACGGTAAGGCAGCCGCTCCATTAAACGAGCTGACGCTAGAAATTGGTCAGTATGTGGATATGAAGGGGTTGAAGCAGAAGTATCAACGCCAAAAGCAACAGGTACACAATGACAAAGAGTTGATTCAAATTTATTCGGATACAGTACTGAAGGGGTTAGATAAAATTGCTCTGGACGCTATTACCAAGCACGCGACAGAAGCCGCAGCTATGGTTGCTATCAGTCCACTTGCAATAGGGGATATGGCTTTGGTTGCGTGGCGTGGAAGCAAAATGATTGAGGAGGTCTCGCAAATTTATGGCTGTCCGCAAACGGCCTTAAGTAGATTTGAGATGACGAAAAAGATATTTAAGAATATGATGTTGGCCGGTGCCAGTGATTTAGTGGCTGATGCAAGTGTTGAGTTCCTTGGAAAAGGTCTTACAGCGACTATATCAACAAAGGCAGCTCAAGGTATTGGGGTAGGTATGTTGATTGCGAGAATGGGCCTGCAGAATATGCAGTTATGTCGACCAGTGGCCTTTAGCGACGATAATAAACCAAGGCTCGGTGATATCAGGAAATCAATTTACAGTAAGGTTGCAGGGCTTATTAAAAGCATTTCAACCTCAGGAAAGAGCGTAGAGAAAAAAACGCAGGGGAAATTATAA
- a CDS encoding ABC transporter ATP-binding protein, with protein MIEIKGLAKSFAYDKKEAKKKKGTVAKDPREGEGVFHAVRDVSFSCDKGKVLGLLGPNGAGKTTTLRMLSTALEPTAGEILINGHDVTKEPRYAQKLIGFLSGKTGLYHRLTVRENVEYFGRMHGLSKQVMDERLDKIFNMLDMHSFAGKRADDLSTGMMQRASIARAVIHDPKVLVFDEPTTGLDVISAKTVLDFIESYKGSEMSVIFSTHHLHEVEKLCDEVCLIDLGETKFYGSTQEFAAQTPSGNLYDAFLHNINNKELEVA; from the coding sequence ATGATAGAAATTAAAGGCTTAGCGAAAAGCTTTGCGTATGATAAGAAAGAAGCCAAGAAAAAGAAAGGAACTGTGGCTAAGGATCCAAGAGAAGGGGAAGGCGTTTTTCATGCTGTGAGAGACGTCAGCTTTAGTTGTGATAAGGGCAAAGTATTAGGTCTACTTGGACCAAATGGTGCCGGTAAGACAACTACTTTACGCATGCTATCGACTGCTCTCGAACCCACCGCTGGTGAGATATTGATCAACGGTCATGATGTTACGAAAGAGCCGCGTTATGCCCAGAAGTTAATTGGCTTTCTGTCTGGCAAAACGGGGTTATATCATCGTTTAACAGTTAGGGAGAATGTTGAGTATTTTGGCCGGATGCATGGCCTGTCAAAGCAAGTTATGGATGAGCGTCTGGATAAGATATTTAATATGTTGGATATGCACTCGTTTGCTGGAAAACGTGCTGATGATTTATCAACTGGGATGATGCAACGAGCTTCTATTGCAAGAGCGGTAATACATGACCCTAAAGTATTGGTCTTTGATGAACCTACGACAGGATTGGATGTGATTTCAGCAAAAACCGTTCTGGACTTTATCGAGAGTTATAAAGGCTCGGAGATGTCGGTAATCTTTTCGACTCACCATTTGCATGAAGTGGAAAAACTGTGTGACGAGGTTTGCTTGATCGACTTGGGTGAAACTAAGTTTTATGGTTCGACTCAAGAGTTTGCTGCACAAACACCGTCAGGCAATTTATATGATGCCTTCTTACATAATATAAACAATAAAGAATTAGAGGTGGCTTAG
- a CDS encoding ABC transporter permease — MWLVYKKELLEILRDKKTLIFSILLPTVIFPVLFFGIGAFVDSKETEAKNKEIKVTFINGDTFEGFTELFTAEKLFKKVTIESKDYKEEILNNNTDFIIEIPEGASMPSDSSRQEVINLYYKGSSKLDNISRGRVNDVIELYNNTQRLALGDKFNLSTDNVKAFNNPIDVENKNFASERERLGEFAGPLIAYILIALAVSGAMYPALELGVGEKERGTLETLLLTPMSKGRIVLAKFAVIFTASFFTVVVTLLSYFIWTYIFTLWFNMGGLGFLSNISGLDLLLVAVLLVPLTSIFASIMLSASIYAKNMKEAQAYMSPIFMLGFMPVIVAFVPGMELNVKTAMIPITNVALAMKDLIKGTVDYGMIGVLLASTLVIAGAMLYFTTQFFKKEKVLFRS, encoded by the coding sequence ATGTGGTTGGTTTATAAAAAAGAATTATTAGAAATATTAAGAGATAAGAAAACATTAATATTTTCTATCTTATTGCCAACAGTCATATTCCCAGTTTTATTCTTTGGGATAGGTGCATTTGTTGATAGCAAAGAAACTGAAGCTAAAAATAAAGAGATAAAAGTTACTTTCATTAATGGTGATACTTTTGAGGGGTTTACCGAGCTTTTCACAGCAGAAAAACTGTTTAAGAAAGTAACCATCGAAAGTAAAGATTATAAAGAGGAAATTTTAAATAATAATACGGACTTTATTATCGAAATCCCAGAGGGTGCCTCAATGCCCTCCGACAGCTCCAGGCAGGAAGTTATTAACCTGTATTACAAAGGCTCTTCAAAGTTAGATAACATCTCTCGGGGAAGGGTTAATGATGTCATTGAGCTGTACAATAATACACAGCGCCTGGCCTTAGGTGATAAATTTAATCTGTCTACGGATAATGTAAAAGCTTTTAATAACCCAATTGATGTTGAGAATAAAAACTTCGCATCTGAAAGAGAGAGACTGGGTGAGTTTGCCGGGCCGCTTATAGCCTATATATTAATTGCGCTAGCAGTTTCTGGTGCTATGTATCCAGCGCTAGAATTGGGTGTTGGGGAAAAAGAGCGGGGCACCCTGGAGACATTATTATTAACGCCAATGAGTAAAGGTAGAATCGTTCTGGCTAAATTCGCTGTAATCTTTACTGCGAGTTTCTTTACGGTCGTTGTAACCCTCTTGAGTTATTTTATATGGACCTACATTTTTACTCTCTGGTTTAATATGGGAGGCTTAGGCTTCTTATCTAACATCTCTGGTTTAGATTTATTATTGGTTGCCGTTCTGTTAGTCCCATTGACCAGCATCTTTGCTTCAATCATGCTAAGCGCTTCAATATACGCAAAAAACATGAAGGAAGCGCAAGCCTATATGTCACCTATTTTTATGCTGGGATTCATGCCAGTGATAGTGGCATTTGTACCAGGTATGGAGCTGAATGTGAAAACGGCCATGATACCGATTACTAACGTGGCATTGGCGATGAAGGATTTGATTAAAGGTACTGTAGATTATGGCATGATAGGAGTGTTGTTAGCCTCAACACTGGTAATTGCCGGCGCAATGTTGTACTTCACTACCCAGTTCTTTAAGAAAGAAAAGGTATTGTTTAGAAGTTAA
- a CDS encoding lytic transglycosylase, which yields MKRIALLSLLVLSACSTLQKESTDNASQNSASGEHQPLPAPELAQGELSPEVEMVTKDMKPQPPENLWDALSAEQSLTHLSNQRINQHKKRFLTHKHLLVERANKAAPYLHYIINELHKRNMPVELAFTPMVESNFDPLAHSVVQAAGLWQFMPRTARGFGLKIDQWYDGRRDVVASTQAALDYYEYLNEMFDGDWLLTVAAYNVGQGNVKKAIRRNARQGKPTDYWSLRLPRETMRHVPKWIALSKIFLNPQDYNVDLPFIENTPAFTEVIIDAPANLMQLAKISNINKSDFYRLNPAYNKLFIPEEHGQATILVPTKNVQLFQKGLLGIEPGKSLGLLTYTVKSGDNLSTIANKHKTSVSTLKSINKLKSDFLSIGQVLKMPGFANASEHELNFMATLDKNRQRRRYQTYRVRSGDNLWSIGKRFGVSSSQIARWNNISKTSTLRIGQRLKVWPKRYANFASAKTSYQVKSGDSLYTIARKFKVKVSELTKWNRLSRNSIIRPGQRLTIYR from the coding sequence ATGAAGCGCATTGCATTATTATCGCTACTGGTTTTATCAGCCTGTAGCACACTACAGAAAGAGTCGACAGACAACGCTAGCCAGAATAGCGCCTCTGGCGAACATCAACCGCTTCCAGCCCCAGAGCTGGCTCAAGGCGAACTATCACCAGAAGTTGAAATGGTGACAAAGGATATGAAGCCTCAGCCCCCGGAGAATCTCTGGGATGCTCTTAGTGCTGAGCAGAGCTTAACGCATCTTTCCAATCAACGTATTAATCAGCACAAAAAGCGTTTCCTGACTCATAAACACCTTCTGGTCGAGCGTGCAAACAAAGCCGCACCGTATTTGCATTACATTATTAACGAGCTCCATAAAAGGAACATGCCGGTCGAACTCGCTTTTACCCCAATGGTGGAAAGCAACTTTGACCCACTGGCTCATTCGGTAGTTCAGGCGGCTGGCCTTTGGCAGTTTATGCCGAGAACGGCCAGAGGATTTGGACTTAAGATTGACCAATGGTACGACGGTCGACGTGATGTAGTAGCCTCGACCCAGGCAGCTTTGGATTATTACGAGTACCTGAACGAAATGTTCGATGGTGACTGGCTACTGACCGTAGCGGCATATAATGTAGGCCAAGGGAACGTAAAAAAAGCCATCAGACGCAATGCAAGACAGGGAAAGCCAACGGACTATTGGTCTCTACGTTTACCCAGAGAAACCATGCGTCATGTCCCAAAATGGATAGCACTGTCTAAAATCTTCCTCAATCCACAGGATTATAATGTCGATCTACCTTTTATTGAGAATACACCGGCATTTACAGAGGTAATTATTGATGCGCCAGCCAATTTAATGCAACTGGCAAAGATATCGAACATCAATAAAAGCGACTTCTATCGCCTCAACCCTGCGTACAATAAATTATTTATACCAGAGGAGCATGGCCAGGCAACGATTTTAGTGCCGACCAAGAACGTGCAGCTTTTCCAAAAAGGACTGCTGGGAATTGAGCCAGGGAAAAGCCTTGGATTGCTAACTTACACAGTTAAGTCAGGCGACAATCTAAGTACTATTGCAAATAAACATAAGACTAGTGTCTCAACACTTAAAAGTATTAATAAACTGAAGTCCGACTTTCTTAGTATTGGGCAAGTTTTGAAGATGCCCGGGTTCGCCAATGCCTCAGAGCATGAACTGAACTTTATGGCAACACTGGATAAAAACCGTCAGCGCCGTCGCTATCAGACTTACAGAGTTCGAAGTGGTGACAACCTATGGAGTATTGGCAAACGTTTTGGAGTTAGCTCGTCTCAAATCGCTCGCTGGAATAACATCAGCAAAACGAGCACCCTAAGAATTGGCCAAAGGCTTAAAGTATGGCCAAAGCGTTATGCAAACTTCGCATCTGCTAAGACTTCTTACCAAGTCAAATCCGGTGACTCGCTTTACACTATTGCAAGAAAGTTCAAAGTCAAAGTAAGTGAGCTTACCAAATGGAATAGGCTGTCTAGAAACAGCATCATAAGACCCGGACAAAGACTAACAATTTACCGTTAG
- the gloB gene encoding hydroxyacylglutathione hydrolase — MKTIPVEAFNDNYIWLIIAPDGHSAAVVDPGDANPVIEYLDQHRLALDTILVTHHHHDHIGGVKKLKARYGCRVVAPRHDQHSFSDQDLTEGDEVSILDDTYRFKVLEVPGHTMGHIAFYGHGAVFCGDTLFKAGCGRMFEGTPPIFHQSLKKLANLPAETKVYCAHEYTLTNLKFAQTVEPDNEAIRNAIEESQALRASNKPTLPSTIGEELTFNPFLRCEQESVQKAAENAGGDKTFSDPVRTFATIRQLKDNF; from the coding sequence ATGAAAACGATCCCAGTTGAAGCCTTCAATGATAACTATATCTGGCTAATTATTGCGCCAGACGGCCATTCTGCCGCTGTAGTTGACCCTGGTGATGCTAACCCCGTCATTGAATATCTTGATCAGCATCGATTAGCTTTAGATACCATTTTAGTTACGCATCATCATCATGATCATATTGGCGGAGTCAAAAAACTTAAGGCACGTTATGGTTGTCGAGTAGTTGCCCCACGCCATGACCAGCACTCATTCTCTGATCAGGATTTAACTGAAGGGGATGAGGTATCCATTTTAGATGATACCTACCGTTTCAAGGTACTCGAAGTACCCGGTCACACTATGGGGCATATCGCTTTCTACGGTCATGGTGCTGTATTTTGTGGTGACACTCTATTTAAAGCGGGCTGCGGCAGAATGTTCGAGGGCACCCCGCCGATTTTTCATCAGTCACTGAAGAAGCTTGCCAATTTACCAGCGGAAACTAAAGTGTACTGTGCGCATGAATATACTCTTACAAACCTTAAGTTTGCTCAAACGGTAGAGCCGGACAATGAGGCAATCCGCAACGCCATCGAGGAGTCTCAGGCGTTGAGAGCTAGTAATAAGCCAACACTGCCCTCAACCATTGGAGAAGAACTAACCTTTAACCCATTCCTTCGCTGTGAGCAAGAATCAGTCCAAAAGGCCGCAGAAAATGCAGGAGGAGATAAAACTTTCTCCGATCCTGTGCGAACTTTTGCTACAATTCGGCAACTAAAAGATAATTTTTAA